One Sphingomonas kaistensis genomic window, GGTCGAAGGCAATCTGCTTGTTGAGCTTGCCGGCAACGATCAGGCCGAGCACGACCGTCTGCTGCGGCGTCAGCGAGGCGATCTTGGCGAGTATGGTGTCGCGTTCCTGATCCACCGCATCGGGCGCGTGCAGTTCGTCCGGGACGTAGACGTCGCCCGACAGCACCGCATTCACGGCCGAGATGATGGCGCTGCGTTTCATCGACTTGACGATGAAGCCCGACGCGCCGGCATCAAGCGCTCCGCGGATATTCTGGCGGTCGGTCGCGGCCGAGACCATGATCACCGGAACCGCCGGATGATGGTCGCGGATCCGGGTCAGGCCATCGAACGCCGAGGCGTCGGGGACATGAAGGTCGAGCAGGACGAAATCGAGGTCGTCCGCGCGGTTCATGCAGTCGAGCGCTTCGGCGATCGAGCTTGCCTCATGGACGGTGCAATCGTCGAAGCCGGCACTGATCAGCGACCGGAGGCCGTCGCGCATCAGCGGATGATCGTCGACAATCAACACTTGGGTCACGGTCACCGGCTCCCTGCCTGCGGAGCCTAGCGCGGCCGCAAGCGTCGTCAAAGGGCCGGGCGCCCGCTCGGGGCGAGCGCCCTGCCAACGGATCATGACGGCAGCTTGAAGACCCAGAGCGAGCCGCCCTGATTGATATGCTGGACGGCCTTGGCGACCTCGCCGCCCCACAGCGGAACCGCGCCGCCCCAGCCGCTCATCACCGCGACATATTGCTGGCCGTCCTGCTCCCAGGTGACCGGCGAGCCGACCACGCCCGACCCGGTGTTGAACTTCCACAATTCCTTGCCGGTCTGCGCGTCGAAGGCCTTGAGATAGCCTTCTGGCGTTCCGGTGAAGACGAGGTTGCCGGCGGTCGACAGCACCCCGCCCCACAGCGGCGCCTTGTTCTTATATTCCCATTTGATCTTGCCGGTCGCCGGATCCATCGCGCGAAGCACGCCGATGTGGTCTTCGTAGAGCGGTTTGATGGTGAATCCGGCGCCAAGGTAAGCCGCGCCCTTCTTGTAGGCGACGGGCTCGTTCCAGATGTCCATGCCCCATTCGTTGGATGGAATGTAGAACATGCCGGTCTGCTTGCTGTAGCTCATCGGCATCCAGTTCTTGCCGCCGAGGAAGCTCGGCGCGGAGAACACCGTGCTGCCCTTTTCCGCGGTCGGCGCGCTGGGACGGTTGGCGGCGACGAAATTGGGCCGCCCCTGCTTGTTGAAGCCATTCGCCCAGGTGGTCTTCGAAACGAACGGATTGGCCGAGATAAACTTGCCGTTGGTGCGGTCGAGGACGAAGAAATAGCCGTTGCGATCGGCTTTGGCGCCGAGCTTGCGGCCGCCGGCGTCGAACGGGATGAATTCGTTCACCCCGTCGAAGTCCCAGCCGTCGTGCGGCGTGGTCTGATAATGCCACTTGATCTCGCCACTGTCGGGATCGAGCGCGACGGTCGACGAGGTATAGAGGTTGTCGCCCGGGCGAAGGTGGCTGTTCCAGGGAGCCGGGTTGCCGGTGCCGAAATAGAGCAGGTTGGTGCCCGGATCGTAGGTGCCGCCGAGCCAGGTGGCGCCGCCGCCGCTCTTCCACAGGTCGCCCTGCCAGCTTGCATTGAGCTTGCCGGTCATGGTCGAGGGCTTGCCGTTCAATTGTCCCACATGGCCCTCGACGGTCGGCCGCGACCAGACCAGTTCGCCGGTGTTGACGTCGCGG contains:
- a CDS encoding response regulator transcription factor → MTQVLIVDDHPLMRDGLRSLISAGFDDCTVHEASSIAEALDCMNRADDLDFVLLDLHVPDASAFDGLTRIRDHHPAVPVIMVSAATDRQNIRGALDAGASGFIVKSMKRSAIISAVNAVLSGDVYVPDELHAPDAVDQERDTILAKIASLTPQQTVVLGLIVAGKLNKQIAFDLDVSMTTVKAHVSAILAKLNVFSRTQAVILSNKVGFPGNASPHGHH
- a CDS encoding methanol/ethanol family PQQ-dependent dehydrogenase — encoded protein: MMRSTTILAAATLGLTGPLSAQSAGPGDAELMNDAATPGDVLTYGMGPQGQRFSTLTKINADNVGRMVPAYTASLGGEKQRGQESQPIVYDGMIYVTGSYSRVFAFDARTGEEKWQYDARLPDGIMPCCDVVNRGAAIYGDKIIFGTLDAHLVALNRQTGKVIWNKTLAPYDAGYSFTAAPLIVKGKVIYGNSGGEFGIVGKVEARDVNTGELVWSRPTVEGHVGQLNGKPSTMTGKLNASWQGDLWKSGGGATWLGGTYDPGTNLLYFGTGNPAPWNSHLRPGDNLYTSSTVALDPDSGEIKWHYQTTPHDGWDFDGVNEFIPFDAGGRKLGAKADRNGYFFVLDRTNGKFISANPFVSKTTWANGFNKQGRPNFVAANRPSAPTAEKGSTVFSAPSFLGGKNWMPMSYSKQTGMFYIPSNEWGMDIWNEPVAYKKGAAYLGAGFTIKPLYEDHIGVLRAMDPATGKIKWEYKNKAPLWGGVLSTAGNLVFTGTPEGYLKAFDAQTGKELWKFNTGSGVVGSPVTWEQDGQQYVAVMSGWGGAVPLWGGEVAKAVQHINQGGSLWVFKLPS